From Triplophysa dalaica isolate WHDGS20190420 chromosome 16, ASM1584641v1, whole genome shotgun sequence:
TTTTCCCTTAAATTTTTCATTCAAAACCAACAACTTTTTTGTTAAAtagcacaacacaaacaatgtgttaataATAACACTTCCTTTTTCATTTGCATCAGTGCAATACatcatctttaaaatgcaattttttattatacgaataatattgaatatttgcatttaaaaaataaaaaggtgcttcttcacagtgatgccataagAACCATTGCTGCTCAGCTTTTTACAATCTAAAGAACCCTTTTCAACTACAAAGTCTTTGttgaaccattcagccaaattGGTTCTGTAAAGTTGTTTAATGAGTTTTAATAATTGTGATTAGTTCACATCCCAACCGAGTGTACTGTGTGAGCAAGTTACAGTGATTTTCATCTTGCTGCGTGTATAGTATAGTATGTGTacagtttgtgtgttgttgtgcgGGTATGTGTGTTATGTTTATTGTCAAAGACAGTATCCAGTACAGGACACTGGTGTTTTCCGCCCCCTTCCTCTAGTGATAATTGATTCATGGAGAGTTGTGTTGATTGGTGAGAGGCCCCCTGGGGGCGGGGACAGACTGCAgctgccctctctctctctctctctctctctctcactttgaCTATCTCATTCTTTTTTCCTTCcggtctctctgtctttctcactTGCTTATAGTGTTTATAAAAGCAAGCATTGCAGTTGGTCATATACATCCATGCGGTTCGTTGGTTAAAGGTGATCTTGCATTTGTGAGGAGAGATGGACCAGAAAGCAACTACTCCGAAGACCCTATTCCCTAAAACACCCGAAAAACATTCTTGCTGTCGGCCTGTGTCTCTTTctcacatataaacacaaacagaagcaCAGACAGACTCAAATCAAACAGatgcaaacacagacacacacacacgctcaagTGGAAAGCGGATGCtggcacagacacacactcagagCAGATTGCTGATGGTGAGGGGGTGTGATGTGTGACTGCAAGTGTCTTCAtcagtttttgtttgtgtatttttatttgttcattttatacaGTGAACCACATAGAACACGTTAAGACCCCCATAACTACATCATAAGATTACAGTGCGTTTAGATGCACAAAACAAACTGATATTTATCAAAAATCAGCGTATAAAGGAACCTGTTTACACACAGTAATAAACCGGCTACGCAGAAAATCGCTTTTACATGACGTCATCGTTGATAGTCTATTTAGTAATTAAAGATGCTGAGGGgaaaacggtcagaagctgtattttatatttattttattgtcagCAGAACCAGTATATAcaacaatagttcttcattttaaCGTTTCTATATCAACTGCGTGATTCGAGAGCGCATTGTTATGCGTTATGTTACCATTActtccgtttgggacttttactattgcgcTGTCGGATATGCGCACATAAACAAACCTGAGCGAAACCCGgtaaaggcgtttacatgcTGCGCGAAATCGAAGTAAATTAAAGGGCAGAAAAACGACCTATGCCGAGCGGGTTTTCCTTACGCTGTTTGGGTTTTTCCCGATAAAATAAAACTCGTTTTACGCGTTTACATGAGCCTACTTGTTATCAGtttattaagcataatcggaGTAAGACTGCATGTAAACGCAATCATTTCAAGATGTCTTTCTATTCCTAACGGGTGAATGTTCCAGTACTGAGTTAGATTCATTTACAGCATATCGTCCACAGGATTGAAACCATTTTAGGAAACTATAACATAACActttcagatgtttttcttgtaaatgtgagAGACAGGTGAAACTGTTCCCGGATCAGGCGGAAGTGAAGATGAGATGTGAAAGGCAGCTGTGTGCTGACGTATCCCTGGACTAATCTGGACTAATCGCAGATTAATTGCCATCGCCTTTAACACACTGCTCATTAAGTGCACTAATTAGTAGTGATGAAATTAACATTAGTGCTCTAACGACTGCAGGTGCGAGAGACGGCGTCAGGAAGAAAACTGCAGGGGGATATGATTTTACTTCATGATGGGGGAATAGAGAGACCCCAGAAGTTTGGGCTGTCTCTTTATGCACCAGCAGCAGTAATTGGCGTTTTAagtgaccacacacacacacacacacgcacaaatatgcacgcacgcacacacacgcatgtgtGGTGATAGATCATTTTTAATCGCTgtgaaatgcattaaaataataaagcgCATTGGGAACGGGCAAGGTGATGAATAGCCTCCTGCCTTCTTTATTGCATTAGCTACACTAACAGAGATATTGCGACCAGCATGCACCCAGACACATGCGCCACTTTCCCAATAACAAAAGTCGCATATTAAATTCCACCACACTAACCAGTGTGGGATAAAGGaccagcgagagagagagagagttttgtttttctcGTTTGAATGTCTGTAAGGACTGTGATAATCTAGGAAAATACTGTGAGCAGATCACACAATATCTCACACAAAGCATTGCTGGAAATTGTGCTCGTGGattaatttacttaattatttgtctttattatCGTGGTTAAGATGCGATTCTCTCACATTTATATGCAAATCTAATGGCAGAACAGATGCTGTGATATTTTAAAGTCTGTCAGATGTGTGTctcatataaaatgttttttttattaaatgctctATCAATTAGTCATATTTTACGCTAATAATTATTGCAACGAGGAATTGTTtgttaaaggtatgttgttatttttttctaaattggtTCATTAGAGTTAATTGCCGAATAACTACTTTGTTTAACAGGAGACTTTGTCTTAACCACTAAATCTGCCAAATGTTTGTGGCATTAAATCAAGAAATTGAGAGTTTTTTTTGAAGCAGTTAAAGCAGAactgttattttctttctttaaaatattcaaaatgtattcgATTGTTTTACGTTCTCTGTGTTTTTTGCACTGTAGATTATTCTGGTGTTTATTTCTGGACCAAGGCTTTTCCTCTTTATTCGGTCTGCAATAGAGGTGTCCCTCATTTCTGTAAATCAGGCTTCATGCTGCTGACCTGTCAATCATCTTCACTGGCCTGAATGTGACCAATCAGTGTCTCAGGAGTCTTTCCTGGTCTGAAATATTTTTGCTCTAATTCTTCATTTTACGATTCTCTTCCCTCCCCCTCTCTCTATTTTCTAATCTCCTTTATTaccattattattttcatattttatactATTAAATTCATCACCACCTTCCAGTATTTTCTGTTCATGCCTTCCCGTAATTCCCCTCCTCGTGCTCCTTCCTTTATCTCCTGAGGTCAGAAATCTACTGAATTACTGTGGGTGCGTACGCTTGCTTTTGGCCCATTTATTTCTTGATATTTTGATGACAAACCAGGATGATGGATAACTCATTGAAAGCctatgaaatgtgtgtgtgtgtgtgcgctgtGTGTATGCAGGTACTGCTGGTTGATAACAGTGTTAAACAGGCAgtgatgaatgtttttaatgaatagtTGGTCAGACGACTGAATGAGAAGAGAAAAAGAAATATTGTGAAGTTAGACGTCAATATCTGATGTCAAATAACACCACAGATATACTGAGAAACAAACAATAGATAATAAACTATTTTTGAGAAGAACTCAAATGCTTGGCCAAAGAAAACAGCGAATAGCACATactctttgttcttttatttagcAGTGAATTAGTTTcgtttttaagtttcttttgtAAAGCCTACACATGTTTGACTGGGGGTCTCAGGCTACCAGCCCATCATGTGATTCCTCATATGGCTTTGAGCTTTAATAGTCTATTCCAACCTGCAAATCAATGTTCACTTTCTAATATTTAGTTAATGTGGATGTTAAATAAAGGAATGTCTAATGTATATTCCACATCAAAGGCCTTAAACATGTATCCAGTTGATGTCACGAAACAATTGTTCTAGTTGATGACAACAAACCATAAAAGTTTGGTTGTGTTCGCCAAGTTGTATGCCATCTGTATAACTCTCTcgataattatatatatttatatagagacatatttgataaaacaaacttttatttgttGCAGCTGTTCGATGGGCCCCGATGGAAAACCCCAACTGGCTAGTGGTCCCCTGTAATTTGAGTTTGAGACCCCTGCTGGAATCAGAATGCATAATATCTAAATTTGTAAATCCACGGTGGGGGAACCCAAAATGTAATAGCAAGAAATGAATTCTGCAGTCCTCAGGTGCTCCTGTGTGTCCTTGCTTTAAAATCTGAGGTAATTGGACAGTTTCACATTATGTGCGTGTTACACACAGTGACCACCAGAGGGCGCCAAAATACGTTTTAAGGGCTCGTGCATCCATCTGCACTTTTCTGCCTGCAGTTACACAGTTTTCTGTCAAATCTGAAAATAAGAACTGTGCAACATCTTTCTTATTGGTCTGCTCACTTGAATTCAGAGTTCTGTTTTCGTTTTCCAGAAGCTTTTCCAGTTCAGAGGAACACACAGAAACTGGCCACTGAATCCTGGACTGAGGTTTTGAAGCGTCCTGGATGCAGAATGTCTGTGTATGTTGTTCACGAAAAGGCTACATTTAGGCTATCTCCTTTACCTGCAATGAGAGAGATCTTTTTTGTGTAATCTGTATTTGAGATCTGATCTGTCAGATTAGCATCTGATTTTCTTACCTGTAGGCTATGCCCATTGATCTTTTTGCAATGAATGTTCACCTATAGAAGCATTTTTGAGGTAGCCGTGATGATAAGCTTAATGTAGATGTTATGGtccactgagagagagacagagtgagaaagagagagagagagagagagagagagagagagagagagagcgagagaaataCGTGTTAGATGAGAGAATCATTTTCAGAGCACCTTcagaattttatatttacatttagtcatttgaaGTAAACAATGCATTCAGGTGCATTTAAACCAAtggaaaactgaaaaatatatattttaaaccttttaaggacatttaaaagcatttgaaatgtaataataatcCAATTTATGTCTTGTGAAGCCAAACAATAACTTGATATTGAGActgtaataattaataaatattaaaatttataAATGATATCTTGATATGTTTTTTGTCTCTACCAaatcactttaatatttaaaatagaacAAATTAACATTCTTTGTAAACTTCTTTATTGTCACTTGTTATCGCACCTTTAACTGAAGGTGATGTGCAGTTCAAGTCACTAACTATATAAAAAAGGTTTGCGATCCTTTCATTGTGCTTTTTCTGGcctttttgtaaaattaaaacacattgtTGTTTCGTATTATACAAACGGTCTTTAAATTTTTTCCTTTGTTGTTAcacaggaagaaagaaagaagtgcAGATTATTCCGAAACATCATAAAGGTGAGTAAACTACAGGTTTCTGTGACGATTGTTGTATTTCTTGTACCTTTTATTGCCGTTGGCTACGATGGTGACCGTAGAGGTGCTCGTGCTGTTGTTAACCGTCTGTCCGTCGTCGATCTCCTGCAGCAGCACGCAGGTTCTAGGTAGAAGCCCCACCCTGTTCGAAGAAGGGGCGTGTCTACTCCTCAGCCCCTCCTCCATAGTTGTCACAATAGTTTTGGTTCCGATTTTACAGCTTCGTCCTCCACACAGCAGCTTGCCGTAGGCCGACCTGAAGTCTCTGTTGAGTGTGGCGTACAGCACGGGGTTTATGGCCGAGTTTGCGTATCCTAACCAAAGCACCACCGACTGCGCCGTCCGTGGCGGGTTCTCCTCTTTCCGTATGCCCATGatggtaaaaaatgtaaaatacggGAACCAGCACACGACAAAAGCACCGAGCACTACCGCCAGGGTCACGGTGGCTTTGTGCTCGCGCAGGGCTAGCATCGTCACGCCCGTTTTCGGCCCGCGTCGGGTCGAGATGATCCGCTTCGCCTGGGCCCTCGCAATGCGAAACACTCTGTAGTAACTCCAGCACATGGCCACTAGGGGGAGATAAAACGTTGCGAAGGCGTCGACCACCGCGTAGGTCGGGTTGAGCTCGAAACGGCAGTCTCGTGCAGGGTCGCCATCTCGTATATTTTGCACGCTCAAGTCCCTCGTGTTCCAGCCCAGGTGAATGGGCACAAAGGACACGCCCACGGAAACTAACCAGATGGCCGCTAAAATGGCAGCGACGCGCCACGGGAGAACCAGCATTGGGTAGCGTAGAGGGGAGGTGACCGCGAAGTAGCGGTCCAGGCTGATGGCGAAGAGATTGAGGATGGAG
This genomic window contains:
- the hrh2a gene encoding histamine receptor H2a; the encoded protein is MTSQVALAVTLSVLILLTICGNILVCLAVYVTRRLRNVTNCFIVSLAVTDFLLGALVLPFSTLYQVTGDWPLGPHFCNIYVSLDVMLCTASILNLFAISLDRYFAVTSPLRYPMLVLPWRVAAILAAIWLVSVGVSFVPIHLGWNTRDLSVQNIRDGDPARDCRFELNPTYAVVDAFATFYLPLVAMCWSYYRVFRIARAQAKRIISTRRGPKTGVTMLALREHKATVTLAVVLGAFVVCWFPYFTFFTIMGIRKEENPPRTAQSVVLWLGYANSAINPVLYATLNRDFRSAYGKLLCGGRSCKIGTKTIVTTMEEGLRSRHAPSSNRVGLLPRTCVLLQEIDDGQTVNNSTSTSTVTIVANGNKSGP